In one Synergistaceae bacterium genomic region, the following are encoded:
- a CDS encoding MATE family efflux transporter yields MSERTREILKIGVPAIFEELATTLAGIIDSQMVSSMGLAAISAISVTNQPRLFIMCLFFAVNIVMSVLTAHKLGADDRDGANSVLFSGLIITLIAGLFMSMICVIFARPIMLLCSGQPDTLNDSVLYFKIVMGGLIFNLLYLTINAALRGCGHTRITMTSNLTSCGVNIIFNYLLINGNLGFPALKIAGAALATVLGNVAALIVCVIFACQKKLYVNFPYIIASKVRLTRKILRDIYDKWLKAAGENILSRVGFLACSVIAARIGSYDMAIYSVGMHLMNINFALGSGFQTAAIALIGKSYGANNSREIKSYVRQISRIGLLFAFLMSAAMILTSKYYFALFSDDDKFIKAGVFVCVIIAVISPIQTWKIILNGCLRGLGDMTSPLKAAVISVTIFQPPANLILAILLGLGHWGIWIAMFLSQLIQMLLLARNLKKKIYLV; encoded by the coding sequence TTGAGTGAAAGAACGCGTGAAATTCTGAAAATCGGAGTCCCTGCAATATTTGAAGAATTAGCTACGACACTTGCAGGAATAATTGACTCTCAAATGGTGTCAAGTATGGGGCTTGCTGCGATTTCTGCTATAAGTGTTACGAATCAGCCTCGTTTATTTATAATGTGCTTGTTCTTTGCTGTAAATATAGTTATGAGTGTTCTTACTGCCCATAAATTAGGAGCTGATGACAGAGACGGCGCGAACAGTGTTTTATTTTCTGGATTGATTATCACACTTATTGCGGGCTTATTTATGAGCATGATATGTGTTATATTTGCCCGGCCGATAATGCTTTTGTGCAGCGGACAACCTGACACGTTAAATGACTCTGTCTTATACTTCAAAATTGTAATGGGCGGCTTAATATTTAATTTGCTGTACTTGACGATAAATGCTGCTTTGAGGGGCTGCGGCCATACAAGAATAACAATGACATCTAATTTGACTTCATGCGGAGTGAACATAATATTTAATTATTTGCTGATAAATGGTAATTTAGGTTTTCCTGCGCTGAAAATTGCCGGTGCTGCTCTTGCTACAGTTTTGGGGAATGTTGCGGCCTTGATTGTGTGCGTAATATTTGCGTGTCAGAAAAAATTATATGTGAATTTCCCGTATATAATCGCGTCAAAAGTAAGACTCACCCGAAAAATTTTGCGTGATATTTATGATAAATGGCTTAAAGCTGCGGGCGAAAATATTTTGTCTCGTGTAGGGTTTCTTGCGTGTTCTGTTATTGCTGCGAGAATAGGATCTTATGACATGGCGATTTACTCTGTAGGAATGCACTTAATGAATATAAATTTTGCGTTGGGCTCAGGATTTCAGACGGCAGCTATAGCACTTATCGGGAAGAGTTACGGCGCAAATAATTCACGCGAAATAAAATCTTACGTCAGGCAAATATCAAGAATCGGACTCTTGTTTGCGTTCTTGATGTCGGCTGCGATGATTTTAACGAGCAAATATTATTTTGCATTATTCAGCGATGACGATAAATTTATAAAAGCGGGCGTATTTGTGTGCGTTATAATTGCTGTGATTTCTCCGATTCAGACGTGGAAAATAATTCTTAATGGCTGCTTGCGCGGGCTCGGCGACATGACTTCACCCTTAAAAGCGGCAGTAATAAGCGTAACAATTTTTCAACCTCCTGCAAATTTGATATTAGCGATTTTATTAGGCTTAGGACACTGGGGAATATGGATAGCTATGTTTTTATCGCAATTGATTCAAATGTTGTTACTTGCACGAAATCTCAAGAAAAAAATATATCTTGTGTGA
- a CDS encoding dicarboxylate/amino acid:cation symporter: MKRVSLLVKISIGFVLGILFGFAIGPTVPNSEVLSVYVIPFIDLVGKIFLRLLMMLIVPLVFSSLVAGAASVGDIHKLGRIGIKTLALYLITTAVAIIIGLACGNLFNPGVGMNIPGDIQATSKAAKPLVDVVLDIFPTNPIASMVNANMLQIIVFALFFGVACIMAGERGRKIADFFESVAEVMYKVTHIVMNVAPYGVFALISVTAAKFGIAILAPFVKVIAAVYIGCIIHAVIVYSGMITVICKRSPKWFFRGIDEAAITAFVTRSSSGTLPVTLSNVRDELGISEGVSSFVLPLGATINMDGTALYQGVCALFVAQAFNVPMTLQMQIGIVVTATLASVGTAGVPGAGLIMLTMVLTSVGLPIEGIALVAGIDVILDSARTCLNVIGDTAVCAVVAATEGETLKS, from the coding sequence ATGAAACGCGTATCACTATTAGTGAAAATTTCTATCGGTTTTGTGCTGGGTATATTATTCGGCTTTGCAATCGGCCCGACTGTCCCAAATTCTGAAGTCTTGAGCGTCTATGTAATTCCGTTTATTGATCTTGTCGGAAAAATTTTCCTGCGCTTATTAATGATGCTGATAGTTCCGTTAGTTTTCTCTTCACTTGTTGCGGGTGCTGCGTCAGTTGGAGACATTCACAAGCTCGGCCGAATCGGAATAAAGACTCTTGCGTTATACTTAATAACAACTGCAGTAGCTATAATAATCGGTCTTGCATGCGGAAATTTATTTAATCCCGGAGTCGGAATGAACATCCCCGGCGATATTCAAGCAACGTCAAAAGCTGCAAAGCCTCTTGTTGATGTCGTACTCGATATTTTCCCGACAAATCCAATTGCGTCAATGGTGAATGCAAACATGCTTCAAATTATTGTGTTCGCGCTTTTCTTCGGAGTTGCCTGCATAATGGCGGGTGAACGCGGCCGGAAAATTGCTGATTTCTTCGAGAGTGTCGCGGAAGTCATGTACAAAGTTACTCACATAGTAATGAATGTCGCGCCCTATGGTGTATTTGCGTTGATAAGCGTTACAGCTGCGAAATTTGGAATTGCTATTCTTGCGCCGTTCGTGAAAGTAATAGCTGCTGTATATATCGGCTGCATTATTCACGCTGTTATAGTTTATTCAGGAATGATAACTGTAATTTGCAAACGTTCGCCGAAATGGTTCTTCAGGGGAATAGACGAGGCAGCAATCACGGCATTTGTTACGCGTTCAAGTTCGGGGACTCTTCCTGTAACACTTTCAAACGTTCGCGATGAATTAGGAATCTCTGAAGGTGTAAGCTCGTTCGTGTTGCCCTTAGGAGCGACAATTAATATGGACGGCACAGCATTATATCAGGGAGTGTGCGCGCTTTTTGTTGCTCAAGCGTTTAATGTGCCCATGACTCTGCAAATGCAAATCGGAATCGTAGTAACTGCGACTCTTGCGTCAGTCGGTACAGCAGGCGTGCCCGGTGCAGGCTTGATTATGCTCACGATGGTATTAACGAGCGTCGGTCTTCCCATTGAAGGAATTGCACTTGTCGCGGGAATTGATGTAATTCTTGACTCTGCGCGTACATGCTTGAACGTCATCGGCGATACTGCTGTTTGTGCTGTTGTTGCTGCGACTGAGGGCGAGACTCTGAAATCTTAG
- a CDS encoding ABC transporter substrate-binding protein, with protein sequence MRKILLSLLAISLFAAPALSAEPIKIGEIATVTGDFAAYGVAEVESVKIAVAEINAAGGVLGRPLEVVMYDCRTRQEDMVNAARRLVEQDKVVAVIGPSGSGLCIAAAPIFNRGHVPHLGTLPTNPLVTVDDSGKVRPYNFRICFLDPYQGAIMAQFSYQNLRARKAAILYDVSSDYSQGQREFFIKSFEKFGGKIVADEGFRGEDVDFRSQLTNMKDTEADVLIFPFMGKSLPLAVKQARELGIEIPIVGGDGYGDFMWEISGTALRNTFWVSHVDRYDPTLKAFFDKYYESTKTECQEFMNAVMAYDCVYWLKDAIERAGSTDPEKIRDALEQTKNLNLMHCVLTMDEFHNPMGKDGVILRCDETERKSLFFVKIRPE encoded by the coding sequence ATGAGGAAAATTTTATTATCTCTTCTTGCAATTTCGTTATTTGCTGCTCCTGCGTTGAGTGCAGAGCCTATTAAAATCGGTGAGATCGCAACAGTAACAGGAGATTTTGCCGCTTATGGTGTCGCAGAAGTTGAGAGCGTAAAAATTGCTGTTGCAGAAATTAACGCCGCGGGAGGAGTTCTCGGCCGTCCTCTTGAAGTTGTTATGTATGACTGCCGAACCCGTCAAGAAGATATGGTAAACGCCGCACGCAGACTCGTTGAGCAGGATAAAGTTGTTGCAGTAATAGGGCCTTCAGGATCTGGACTCTGTATTGCCGCCGCACCTATTTTTAATCGCGGTCATGTGCCTCACTTAGGAACATTGCCGACAAACCCGTTAGTAACAGTTGACGACTCCGGCAAAGTGAGACCCTACAATTTTAGAATTTGTTTCCTTGATCCTTATCAGGGTGCAATAATGGCGCAGTTCTCATATCAGAATTTACGCGCGAGGAAGGCTGCAATACTTTATGACGTGTCGAGCGATTATTCACAAGGCCAGCGCGAATTTTTCATAAAGAGTTTCGAGAAGTTCGGCGGGAAAATCGTAGCTGATGAGGGCTTCAGGGGTGAAGATGTTGACTTCCGTTCGCAGCTTACAAATATGAAGGATACAGAAGCAGACGTATTAATTTTCCCGTTCATGGGCAAGTCGTTACCGTTAGCAGTCAAGCAGGCGCGCGAGCTTGGAATCGAGATTCCCATTGTCGGCGGAGATGGTTACGGCGATTTTATGTGGGAAATTTCCGGGACAGCATTACGCAATACATTCTGGGTCAGCCACGTTGACAGATACGACCCGACATTAAAAGCTTTCTTTGACAAATATTACGAGTCAACGAAAACTGAATGTCAAGAATTTATGAATGCTGTAATGGCTTATGACTGTGTGTACTGGCTTAAAGACGCAATCGAGAGAGCCGGCAGCACTGATCCTGAAAAGATTCGCGACGCACTTGAGCAGACGAAAAATTTAAATCTCATGCACTGCGTATTAACAATGGATGAATTTCATAATCCAATGGGTAAAGACGGCGTTATTTTGCGTTGTGATGAGACCGAAAGAAAGTCATTATTCTTTGTGAAGATTCGTCCGGAATAG
- a CDS encoding branched-chain amino acid ABC transporter permease, translating to MQQIINGLSLGSVYALIAVGYSLVYSILLFSNFAHGGFLVVGGYACYYLLTQWGYSVAISMTGALFASGVTAIITERLAYKPIRERTTTTLYLLIASMGVNIVIENLFVVTVGGRIKALPQNTFPTGVFNVAGITLSASDIISLVTAVIFLSLLQIFLNKTRWGLAIRAAACDIRTAGLMGVNVTFLISLVFFVAGVLAAVGGIFLSVRYSLYPQLGSITTKAFIAAVIGGLGSLPGAVVGSLILGLAEMLTAGFISSQMRDLVVYSLLVIMLLIRPAGFFGKAVSEKI from the coding sequence ATACAGCAAATAATTAACGGTTTATCGCTTGGGAGTGTTTATGCTTTAATTGCTGTCGGTTATTCGCTTGTATATTCGATTTTGTTATTCTCAAATTTTGCGCACGGGGGATTTCTCGTTGTAGGGGGCTATGCATGTTATTATTTATTGACTCAATGGGGTTACAGCGTTGCAATTTCCATGACGGGGGCGTTATTTGCTTCAGGAGTTACGGCCATAATAACAGAAAGACTCGCATACAAGCCCATTAGAGAGCGCACGACAACGACTCTATATTTATTAATTGCTTCAATGGGCGTAAATATCGTGATAGAAAATTTATTTGTTGTAACAGTAGGAGGCCGAATTAAAGCATTACCGCAAAATACTTTTCCGACGGGAGTATTTAACGTTGCTGGCATAACATTAAGTGCTTCAGATATTATTTCACTTGTTACGGCTGTAATTTTCTTGAGTTTGCTGCAAATTTTTCTGAATAAAACGCGCTGGGGTCTTGCGATTCGTGCGGCTGCGTGCGACATAAGGACTGCGGGACTCATGGGAGTAAATGTAACGTTTTTAATCAGCTTAGTATTTTTTGTTGCTGGAGTCCTGGCTGCTGTCGGAGGAATATTTTTATCAGTCAGATACAGTTTATATCCGCAATTAGGGAGCATAACGACAAAGGCATTTATCGCGGCAGTAATAGGCGGGCTCGGATCTTTGCCGGGTGCTGTAGTCGGGAGCTTGATACTTGGACTCGCTGAGATGTTGACAGCAGGTTTTATAAGCTCTCAAATGCGTGATTTAGTTGTATATTCGCTGCTTGTAATAATGTTATTGATTCGTCCTGCTGGATTCTTCGGCAAGGCAGTAAGTGAGAAGATATAA
- a CDS encoding branched-chain amino acid ABC transporter permease produces MGGYQEGIVILMCINCIAAMGVSILTGFTGIFTLGHAAYMAVGAYTTAILTVRYGIDWIPAIIAGGLMAILIAWLIGLPTLKLTGDYYAIASIGLGEAIRLILENWQSFTRGARGFPGIEPYTTRETAVIIFIGLAIITFNFLDSRLGRELRASRDDSAAASLMGFNTPHTRMKALLLSAFYCGIAGALLGGYMSFIQPSMFDMMKSTELTAVVVFGGLGSMSGTILGSAAITLIMEYFRDISQYRMLIYGLLLVIIMVFRPEGLLGSREIWDFKGGENK; encoded by the coding sequence ATGGGCGGTTATCAAGAGGGAATTGTTATTCTCATGTGCATAAATTGTATTGCAGCAATGGGAGTCAGCATATTAACGGGCTTCACAGGAATATTCACGCTTGGCCACGCTGCATATATGGCAGTAGGAGCATATACTACAGCGATTTTAACTGTAAGATATGGAATTGATTGGATCCCGGCGATAATTGCAGGGGGCTTAATGGCGATATTAATTGCGTGGCTGATAGGACTTCCGACTCTGAAATTAACGGGCGATTATTACGCGATTGCATCAATAGGACTCGGCGAGGCGATAAGATTAATTCTCGAAAACTGGCAGTCATTCACTCGAGGTGCGCGCGGTTTTCCTGGAATCGAGCCTTACACAACGAGAGAGACGGCAGTAATAATTTTCATTGGGCTTGCGATAATAACATTTAATTTTCTTGACAGTCGCTTAGGCCGTGAGTTAAGGGCTTCACGTGATGACTCTGCTGCTGCGTCGTTAATGGGATTCAATACGCCTCACACGAGAATGAAAGCATTATTATTGTCAGCGTTTTACTGCGGGATTGCGGGCGCGTTGTTAGGCGGTTACATGAGCTTTATACAGCCTTCAATGTTTGATATGATGAAGTCGACGGAATTAACGGCGGTCGTAGTTTTCGGCGGTCTAGGTTCAATGAGCGGGACAATTTTAGGATCAGCAGCTATTACGCTCATAATGGAATATTTTAGGGATATTTCGCAGTATAGAATGTTAATTTATGGCTTATTGCTCGTTATAATAATGGTCTTCCGGCCTGAAGGTTTGCTTGGAAGCCGCGAGATATGGGACTTCAAAGGGGGCGAAAATAAATAA
- a CDS encoding ABC transporter ATP-binding protein yields MLELTNIDMFFGGIAALHDMSFKVESNSLTGIIGPNGAGKTTIFNIITGVYTPSAGNVYFNGSDITPLKAYQINRLGIARTFQNLRLFTRSSVLDNVMTAAQNRYIDSHKEEFFSGNMIRINSPDPSCWYSFIESCFHLGRWSKVEKQLRLNSLELLERVGLSDRANQAAGTLPYGMQRRLEIARALALAPKLLLLDEPAAGMNPEEVIELNDLITGIHKDFELTILVIEHHMDLIMKICPHIICLNFGAKIAEGSGEEIQNNPEVLTAYLGTEDE; encoded by the coding sequence ATGCTTGAGCTTACAAATATAGATATGTTCTTCGGAGGAATAGCAGCACTTCATGATATGTCGTTCAAGGTTGAGTCAAATTCTTTAACGGGAATAATCGGCCCAAACGGAGCAGGTAAGACGACAATTTTTAATATAATAACGGGAGTCTACACACCCAGTGCAGGCAATGTATATTTTAACGGTTCAGATATAACGCCGCTCAAAGCCTATCAGATTAACAGACTCGGAATTGCCCGGACATTTCAGAATTTGAGATTATTTACGCGTTCTAGTGTGCTTGATAACGTGATGACGGCCGCGCAGAACAGATATATTGATTCACATAAGGAAGAATTTTTTTCGGGGAATATGATTCGGATTAACAGCCCGGATCCTTCATGCTGGTATAGCTTTATTGAGTCATGTTTTCATTTGGGACGCTGGTCAAAAGTTGAGAAGCAGTTACGCCTTAACAGTCTTGAATTACTTGAGCGCGTCGGACTTTCTGACAGGGCGAATCAGGCGGCTGGGACTCTTCCTTATGGTATGCAGAGACGACTCGAAATTGCGCGTGCTCTTGCTCTTGCACCAAAATTGTTATTACTCGATGAACCTGCTGCAGGAATGAACCCTGAAGAAGTTATAGAACTTAATGACTTAATCACGGGCATTCATAAAGATTTCGAGCTAACTATTTTAGTAATTGAACATCATATGGATCTAATCATGAAAATTTGTCCTCATATAATTTGCTTGAATTTCGGCGCGAAAATTGCAGAAGGTTCCGGCGAAGAGATTCAGAATAACCCTGAAGTCTTAACGGCTTATTTAGGAACGGAGGACGAGTAA
- a CDS encoding ABC transporter ATP-binding protein, protein MSKILLEAKDIYVNYGAIKALDGVSIKLLENEIVSVIGANGAGKSTLMNAIMGMVKIAGGNIFLDSYPLSSKNYKIVQSGVALVPEGRRVFTTLTVHENLRVGAFIRKDKSELAKDYEWVFSLFPILKERINQYAGTLSGGEQQMLAIARALMARPRVLLLDEPSLGLAPIIIRDIFKELKRVNEQGVSILLVEQNARQALLLSHRAYVLQTGRLIKEGRSSDLLQDKDIKAAYLGKSA, encoded by the coding sequence ATGAGCAAAATTTTACTTGAAGCAAAAGATATTTACGTCAATTACGGCGCAATTAAGGCTCTTGATGGAGTCTCTATAAAGCTGCTTGAGAACGAAATAGTTTCAGTTATCGGCGCAAATGGTGCAGGGAAATCTACTCTAATGAACGCAATAATGGGAATGGTAAAGATTGCGGGCGGAAATATTTTTCTCGACAGTTACCCGTTATCGTCAAAAAATTATAAAATCGTTCAGAGCGGAGTCGCATTAGTTCCAGAAGGCCGGCGGGTCTTCACAACATTGACGGTTCATGAAAATTTGCGTGTCGGTGCATTCATACGCAAGGACAAGAGCGAGCTTGCAAAGGATTATGAGTGGGTGTTCTCGTTATTTCCGATTCTGAAGGAAAGAATCAATCAGTACGCGGGGACTCTTTCAGGGGGCGAACAGCAAATGTTAGCGATTGCACGTGCATTAATGGCGCGTCCGAGAGTTTTACTGCTTGATGAGCCTTCACTAGGATTAGCTCCTATTATAATACGAGACATTTTCAAGGAATTAAAGCGCGTCAATGAACAGGGAGTCAGCATTTTATTAGTTGAACAGAACGCAAGACAGGCATTATTATTATCTCACCGGGCATACGTTTTGCAGACTGGGAGACTCATAAAAGAAGGCAGAAGCAGCGATTTATTGCAGGATAAAGACATTAAGGCGGCTTATCTCGGCAAGAGTGCATAA